A stretch of the Desulfocurvus vexinensis DSM 17965 genome encodes the following:
- a CDS encoding glycosyltransferase, whose product MDRPSLRADLHVHSKHSKRPSEWILQKIGTAESYTEPLRLYETARRRGMDLVTITDHNTLAGSLDIAHLPHTFVSEEITTYLPDNGCKLHVLAWDLTEAQHDDITRVRDNVYELVDYLLAQAVPHALAHPMFDMNLRLTPDSFEKLLLLFRNFELNGSRDQSQNEVLRAILAGLTPDDMDYLAERHGLAPRMAEPWRKNLTSGSDDHSGLNIARSHTLVLGVDDPADPAAFLAGLEAGAARPVQIAATPATMAHNLYSIAYQFYKDRLGLARFLSRDLVLRHVDQALTLTPPGPGNGLVARLHNLVGGLRAASLRKSRPTALPSVVQKEALALISNNPTLVAGLQGSQDEPWKAEKGWFEFVDRASEKVLTHFADTILRSVADGNLFDVFKAIGSAGSSYILLAPYAVAYSLFTKDRRFCRTVQGRFAARKGRPAPPARLAVAHFTDSFGELNGTSASLARQLDSARAHGKDLTVVTCAPQAEGAQAPGVRAFAPIGAFELPEYPGLVLNYPPLLKMLDWCYERGITHIHAATPGPVGLAGLAVARILGLPLHATYHTDFPAYAGALTGDAAMEEGAWRYLSWFMGQCDMVDAPSAPVAAGLAAHGVPAARVRVAPRGVDVALFRPERRNGFLRKGFGVADEAVKLLFVGRVSREKNLPMLAGIFRQLCAQRPGAHLVVVGGGPYLEEMRAELAGYPATFTGPLYGQDLAAAYASSDVFVFPSVRDTCGNAVLEALASGLPVVVTDQGGPQEHVQPGRTGLVVPGGDPRHFLRALATLLDDPARLPAMRLAARDSVRHRSLDKAFLAQWAAYRETALS is encoded by the coding sequence ATGGACAGGCCGTCCCTGCGTGCCGACCTGCACGTCCACTCCAAGCACTCCAAGCGGCCCTCGGAGTGGATCCTCCAGAAAATCGGCACCGCCGAAAGCTACACCGAGCCCCTGCGGCTGTACGAGACCGCCCGCCGCCGGGGCATGGACCTGGTGACCATCACCGACCACAACACCCTGGCCGGCAGCCTGGACATCGCCCACCTGCCCCACACCTTCGTCAGCGAAGAGATCACCACCTACCTGCCCGACAACGGCTGCAAGCTGCACGTGCTGGCCTGGGACCTCACCGAGGCCCAGCACGACGACATCACCCGCGTGCGCGACAACGTGTACGAGCTGGTGGACTACCTGCTGGCCCAGGCCGTGCCCCACGCCCTGGCCCACCCCATGTTCGACATGAACCTGCGCCTGACGCCGGACAGCTTCGAGAAGCTGCTTTTGCTGTTTCGCAACTTCGAGCTCAACGGCTCGCGCGACCAGTCGCAAAACGAGGTGCTGCGCGCCATCCTGGCCGGGCTGACCCCGGACGACATGGACTACCTGGCCGAGCGCCACGGCCTGGCCCCGCGCATGGCCGAGCCCTGGCGCAAGAACCTGACCAGCGGCAGCGACGACCACTCCGGGCTGAACATCGCCCGCAGCCACACCCTGGTCCTGGGCGTGGACGACCCCGCCGACCCGGCGGCCTTCCTGGCGGGGCTGGAGGCCGGGGCGGCCCGGCCCGTGCAGATTGCGGCCACCCCGGCGACCATGGCCCACAACCTCTATTCCATCGCCTACCAATTCTACAAGGACCGCCTGGGCCTGGCGCGCTTCCTCTCGCGCGACCTGGTGCTGCGCCATGTGGACCAGGCCCTGACCCTGACCCCGCCCGGGCCCGGCAACGGGCTGGTGGCGCGGCTGCATAACCTGGTGGGCGGGCTGCGCGCGGCCTCGCTGCGCAAGTCGCGGCCCACGGCCCTGCCCAGCGTGGTCCAAAAGGAGGCCCTGGCGCTGATCAGCAACAACCCGACCCTGGTGGCCGGGCTGCAAGGCAGCCAGGACGAGCCCTGGAAGGCGGAAAAGGGCTGGTTCGAATTCGTGGACCGCGCCTCGGAAAAGGTGCTCACGCACTTCGCGGACACCATCCTGCGCAGCGTGGCCGACGGCAACCTCTTCGACGTGTTCAAGGCCATCGGCTCGGCGGGCTCGTCGTACATCCTGCTGGCGCCCTACGCCGTGGCCTACTCGCTGTTCACCAAGGACCGCCGCTTCTGCCGCACGGTGCAGGGGCGCTTCGCGGCGCGCAAGGGCCGCCCGGCCCCGCCCGCGCGCCTGGCCGTGGCCCATTTCACCGACTCCTTCGGCGAGCTCAACGGCACCTCGGCCAGCCTGGCCCGCCAGCTCGACTCCGCCCGGGCCCACGGCAAGGACCTGACCGTGGTCACCTGCGCCCCGCAGGCCGAGGGCGCGCAGGCCCCCGGGGTGCGCGCCTTCGCGCCCATCGGCGCCTTCGAGCTGCCCGAGTACCCGGGCCTGGTGCTCAACTACCCGCCGCTGCTCAAGATGCTCGACTGGTGCTACGAGCGCGGGATCACGCACATCCACGCCGCCACCCCCGGGCCCGTGGGCCTGGCCGGGCTGGCCGTGGCGCGCATCCTGGGTCTGCCGCTGCACGCCACCTACCACACCGACTTCCCGGCCTACGCGGGCGCCCTCACGGGCGATGCGGCCATGGAGGAAGGCGCCTGGCGCTACCTGTCGTGGTTCATGGGCCAGTGCGACATGGTGGACGCGCCCTCGGCTCCGGTGGCCGCCGGGCTGGCCGCCCACGGCGTGCCTGCGGCCCGGGTGCGCGTGGCGCCCCGGGGGGTGGACGTGGCCCTGTTCCGCCCCGAACGGCGCAACGGCTTTCTGCGCAAGGGCTTCGGCGTGGCCGACGAGGCCGTGAAGCTGCTCTTCGTGGGCCGCGTGAGCCGCGAGAAGAACCTGCCCATGCTGGCCGGGATCTTCCGCCAGCTGTGCGCCCAGCGCCCGGGGGCGCATCTGGTGGTGGTGGGCGGCGGACCGTACCTGGAGGAGATGCGCGCCGAGCTGGCGGGCTACCCCGCCACCTTCACCGGCCCGCTGTACGGGCAGGACCTGGCCGCGGCCTACGCCTCGTCCGACGTGTTCGTGTTCCCCTCGGTGCGCGACACCTGCGGCAACGCCGTGCTGGAGGCCCTGGCCTCGGGGCTGCCGGTGGTGGTCACCGACCAGGGCGGCCCCCAGGAGCACGTGCAGCCCGGGCGCACCGGGCTGGTGGTGCCTGGCGGCGACCCGCGCCACTTCCTGCGCGCCCTGGCCACCCTGCTGGACGACCCCGCGCGCCTGCCCGCCATGCGCCTGGCCGCGCGCGACTCCGTGCGCCACCGCTCCCTGGACAAGGCCTTCCTGGCCCAGTGGGCGGCCTACCGCGAAACCGCCCTGTCCTGA
- a CDS encoding lysophospholipid acyltransferase family protein: MQHAQAQPPFVLDLPLNRPLRAMVGKPLEKMLCLPTLNSLYARIGGREAEGFPGRVLDLLGVAVDAPEADLARIPATGPAVVVANHPFGAIEGVVLLQALLRVRPDVKIMANSLLALVPELRGHLITVDPFGSRDAARRNIAPLKEAIRWARGGGLLAVFPAGEVSSLQLRKRAVTDPDWSPTVGRIIRISGAPAVPVYFDGANGPLFHLMGLIHPRLRTVMLPRELLNKRSRTVRLGVGRPVPAQKIARFASDEQLTQYLRLRTYVLGQRCRRDQGPAGVLRALAPRPAAPRALPAPAMTPVAPPCDRAALAREIAAQPAPNVLLEQGDYVIVCAQGRYLPTVLPELGRLREIAFREVGEGTGRARDIDRYDDYYHHLVLWNRAAQEIVGAYRLGRADIIAGGYGPAGLYTHALFDYDQRFLERISPALELGRAFVTAEYRKSYNPLLLLWKGIAAFVSRERRYRLLFGPVSISNDYHPCSKLLMMRFLRANHAPEGGLHKLIRPRTPPRLRARRPGGLGFATINTVCPDIEDLASAISDIEADGKGIPVLLRQYLKLGGTVLTFNRDPDFGDAIDGLMLVDLARTPAKTLERFMGRDEAAMFLAAHGQ; encoded by the coding sequence ATGCAGCACGCACAGGCCCAGCCCCCCTTCGTCCTGGATCTGCCCCTGAACCGGCCCCTGCGGGCCATGGTCGGCAAACCCCTGGAAAAAATGCTCTGCCTGCCGACCCTCAACTCGCTGTACGCGCGTATCGGCGGACGCGAGGCCGAGGGCTTCCCCGGGCGCGTGCTGGACCTGCTCGGCGTCGCCGTGGACGCGCCCGAGGCCGATCTGGCGCGCATCCCGGCCACGGGCCCGGCGGTGGTGGTGGCCAACCATCCCTTCGGGGCCATCGAGGGCGTGGTGCTGCTCCAGGCGCTGCTGCGCGTGCGCCCCGACGTGAAGATCATGGCCAATTCGCTGCTGGCCCTGGTGCCCGAGCTGCGCGGGCACCTGATTACCGTGGACCCCTTCGGCTCGCGCGACGCCGCGCGGCGCAACATCGCCCCGCTCAAGGAGGCCATCCGCTGGGCGCGCGGCGGCGGGCTGCTGGCCGTGTTCCCGGCGGGCGAGGTCTCCTCGCTGCAACTGCGCAAGCGCGCCGTGACCGACCCCGACTGGAGCCCCACCGTGGGCCGCATCATCCGCATTTCCGGCGCCCCGGCGGTGCCCGTGTACTTCGACGGGGCCAACGGCCCGCTGTTCCACCTCATGGGCCTGATCCACCCGCGCCTGCGCACGGTCATGCTGCCGCGCGAGCTGCTCAACAAACGCAGCCGCACCGTGCGCCTGGGCGTGGGCCGCCCGGTGCCCGCCCAGAAGATCGCCCGCTTCGCCTCCGACGAGCAGTTGACCCAGTACCTGCGCCTGCGCACCTATGTGCTCGGCCAGCGCTGCCGCCGCGACCAGGGCCCGGCGGGCGTCCTGCGCGCCCTGGCCCCGCGCCCGGCGGCCCCCAGGGCCCTGCCCGCCCCGGCCATGACGCCCGTGGCCCCGCCCTGCGACCGCGCGGCCCTGGCCCGCGAGATCGCCGCCCAGCCCGCGCCCAATGTGCTGCTGGAGCAGGGCGACTACGTCATCGTCTGCGCCCAGGGCCGCTACCTGCCCACGGTGCTGCCCGAGCTGGGCCGCCTGCGCGAAATCGCCTTCCGCGAGGTGGGCGAGGGCACGGGCCGCGCCCGCGACATCGACCGCTACGACGACTACTACCACCACCTCGTGCTCTGGAACCGCGCCGCCCAGGAGATCGTCGGCGCCTACCGCCTGGGCCGGGCCGATATCATCGCCGGGGGCTACGGGCCCGCCGGGCTGTACACCCACGCCCTGTTCGACTACGACCAGCGCTTCCTGGAGCGCATCAGCCCCGCCCTGGAACTGGGCCGGGCCTTCGTCACCGCCGAGTACCGCAAGAGCTACAACCCGCTGCTGCTGCTGTGGAAGGGCATCGCCGCGTTCGTCAGCCGCGAGCGGCGCTACCGGCTGCTCTTCGGGCCGGTGTCCATCTCCAATGACTACCACCCCTGCTCCAAGCTGCTGATGATGCGCTTTCTGCGCGCCAACCACGCCCCCGAGGGCGGGCTGCACAAGCTCATCCGGCCCCGGACGCCCCCGCGCCTGCGCGCCCGGCGCCCCGGCGGCCTGGGCTTTGCGACCATCAACACCGTCTGCCCCGACATCGAGGACCTGGCCTCGGCCATCAGCGACATCGAGGCCGACGGCAAGGGCATCCCCGTGCTGCTGCGCCAGTACCTGAAGCTCGGCGGCACGGTGCTGACCTTCAACCGCGACCCCGACTTCGGCGACGCCATCGACG